Proteins from one Mucilaginibacter jinjuensis genomic window:
- a CDS encoding TonB-dependent receptor: MRIGLLLFLLSFFTTLSYAQQRTKTTGFTLSGKVKDASTKTPLNEATISIIGTSTGTHSDSTGVYQLAVPAGLHKFRFEFVGYANVDTLLNISSNTKLNINLKPSDDFLKEVSINATSSHKVIETQSLTVLQGTELERTRGLSLGESLKSITGVTTFQTGPSIAKPIIHGLYSNRILILNNGVRLEAQQWGSEHAPEIDPFIANKIEVIKGAAGIRYGSDAIAGVILAEPKALPTAPGTMDGEVNAVGMTNSRLGAFSAMLEGSLGKKLEGLSYRIQGSYKRAGNTSTPNYILGNTGLSENDFSAALQYYHKNYGIETYYSDFNTKLGILSGTEVGSIADLQARIQETTPITPSDFTYTIDRPYQTVNHSTAKVRGFYNFDDGSKLQVQYAYQTNKRSEYDLLSFSPSLAPALYLKINTSTADVNFDQKPIGGLTGSIGISGMNQGNVRMYEYLIPNFVDYDGGAYIIERYRYKKLLFEAGIRYDYRWLKAYRFNDTIAKIEATTTHYQSSSSTLGATYNITNDLTLSGNFGSAFRAPTVNELYSNGVHQTLISYEVGDPNLKTERASNFSLNLNYQSHRVAIDVQGYYNNINDFIFLQPTGQYIRVQSGSLLEFNYTQANVYFRGVDLGVIVKPIDSLEINSKTSLIYAYNKTIHDYLIYTPPMRLQNGLTYHFGSWGALKNIAVGAENVFVAKQTKVPANQDYAPPPGAYSLYNAHIGFRLIINHTFADIDISGNNLTNVAYKDYLDRFRYFADEPGRNIIFRLRVPFSILQNNK; this comes from the coding sequence ATGCGCATAGGTTTACTTTTATTTCTTCTATCTTTTTTCACGACATTAAGCTATGCCCAGCAACGCACTAAAACTACAGGCTTTACATTAAGCGGAAAGGTAAAAGATGCATCAACCAAAACACCTCTTAATGAGGCTACAATTTCTATTATAGGCACATCAACAGGTACACATAGCGATAGTACGGGTGTTTATCAACTGGCAGTTCCGGCAGGATTGCACAAGTTTAGATTCGAGTTTGTAGGATACGCGAATGTGGATACGCTATTGAACATCAGCAGCAATACCAAACTTAACATCAATCTGAAACCTTCAGATGACTTTTTGAAAGAGGTAAGTATAAATGCAACATCATCACATAAAGTAATTGAAACCCAAAGCCTCACCGTATTGCAGGGAACCGAGCTGGAACGTACCCGCGGTTTAAGCCTGGGCGAATCATTAAAATCAATAACCGGCGTAACCACATTTCAAACCGGGCCATCCATCGCCAAACCTATTATTCATGGTTTGTACAGCAACCGCATCCTGATTTTAAACAATGGTGTACGCCTGGAAGCCCAGCAATGGGGATCTGAACATGCGCCGGAGATTGATCCCTTCATCGCCAATAAAATAGAAGTGATTAAAGGTGCAGCGGGGATCCGTTATGGATCGGATGCTATAGCTGGGGTAATTCTGGCCGAGCCCAAAGCCTTACCAACTGCTCCCGGTACGATGGATGGCGAAGTTAATGCTGTGGGGATGACTAACAGTCGCCTCGGTGCATTCTCTGCCATGCTCGAAGGTTCACTCGGTAAAAAACTGGAAGGTTTAAGTTACCGCATACAAGGCAGCTACAAACGTGCCGGTAATACCAGTACGCCTAATTATATTTTAGGCAATACCGGATTAAGCGAAAACGATTTCTCGGCCGCCTTACAGTATTATCATAAAAATTATGGCATTGAAACCTATTACAGCGATTTCAATACCAAGCTGGGCATTTTATCAGGTACCGAAGTTGGTTCTATTGCCGATTTGCAGGCGCGCATCCAGGAAACTACTCCGATTACTCCTTCTGATTTTACTTATACCATCGACAGGCCTTACCAAACTGTAAACCATTCAACAGCCAAAGTGCGCGGCTTTTACAATTTTGATGATGGCAGTAAACTACAGGTACAATACGCTTATCAAACCAATAAACGATCTGAGTACGACCTGCTTTCGTTTTCGCCAAGCCTGGCTCCTGCTTTGTATCTAAAGATCAATACCTCTACTGCCGATGTTAATTTTGATCAAAAACCCATTGGCGGACTAACCGGCTCTATCGGCATTAGCGGCATGAACCAGGGCAACGTGCGTATGTACGAATACCTGATCCCAAACTTTGTTGATTATGACGGAGGGGCATATATCATTGAGCGTTATCGATATAAAAAATTGCTTTTTGAAGCGGGTATCCGTTACGATTACCGCTGGTTAAAGGCATACCGTTTTAACGATACCATTGCCAAAATAGAAGCCACAACCACACATTACCAAAGCAGCAGTTCAACCCTCGGCGCTACCTATAATATTACGAATGATCTTACACTGAGCGGCAATTTCGGTTCGGCATTCAGGGCACCTACGGTTAATGAACTTTATTCAAATGGTGTGCATCAAACCCTTATCTCGTATGAAGTTGGCGACCCGAATCTTAAAACCGAGCGGGCCAGCAATTTCAGTCTGAATTTAAATTACCAGTCGCACCGGGTGGCTATCGATGTGCAAGGTTATTATAATAACATCAATGATTTCATTTTCCTGCAACCAACGGGGCAATACATCCGGGTACAGAGCGGCTCATTGCTCGAGTTTAATTATACCCAAGCCAATGTATATTTCAGGGGCGTTGATCTGGGTGTGATTGTGAAACCAATCGACTCGCTGGAGATCAATTCTAAAACCTCGCTCATCTACGCTTATAACAAAACGATCCACGATTATTTGATCTACACCCCTCCCATGCGTTTGCAAAACGGGCTAACCTATCATTTTGGTAGTTGGGGTGCATTGAAGAATATCGCCGTAGGTGCCGAGAATGTATTTGTAGCCAAGCAAACCAAAGTGCCCGCCAACCAGGATTATGCACCGCCTCCGGGCGCGTACAGCTTATACAATGCGCACATCGGTTTCAGGCTGATTATCAACCATACGTTTGCCGACATCGATATATCGGGTAATAACCTGACCAACGTAGCTTACAAAGACTACCTGGACCGTTTCCGCTATTTCGCCGACGAACCGGGGCGTAACATCATATTCAGATTACGGGTGCCTTTCAGCATCCTGCAAAATAATAAGTAA